AGTATCAGCACAACGTGGCCGATGGTAACGGTCACCAGGCTCCGTTCCAGGCCTGCCTCTCTAAAGGCCACCAGCAATGAGATACCGGTAATGATGGCGGGCAATACGAACGGCAAAAATATAACGAACTCGATATATTTTTGACCCTTACGCGCGCCGGTCTTCATGTAGTAGGCCAGCGCCAGCGAAATAATCGTCGCCGCCACCACAGCGCAAGCTCCCACCCACAACGAGTTACCCAGTGAGTCGAGCAACTGACTGTTTTGCGCAAACTTGCCGTACCACTGCAAGCTGAAATCCGACCAGTCAATCTGATGGTTTTTAATGCTGAAGAACGACAGCGTCACCACAATGGCTGCCGGCGCATAGAGCACGGCAAACGCCAAGATACCGATCACCCACAGTACAGTGAGCGTGACACGTTCCATGGGGGTCATTTTACTCTCCCGATACGGGAAACAAGGGAGGCAAGCCCGATGATTGCGATCACCGCGACCAACAACACCACCGCCAGCGCAGCACCGAGTGGCCAGTTGAACGCCATGCCGAACTGGCTCCAGATGGCGCGCCCGAACGTGAAGCCCTCGCTGCCACCGACCATTTGCGGGGTCAGGTAGTCACCAATGGCGATCACCATCACAAACAACGCACCGGCAATCGACCCGGGCAAACTTAAGGGAAGGACGATGGTTAAAAACGTCCAGCCGGGCTTGGCCCCCAGGTCGGCAGCGGCGGCGATCAGCGAGGGTGGAATACGATCAAGCGCCAGGAATATCGGCAATATGCCAAACGGCAGATAGATCACCGCCATCGCGATCATTACGGCGGTCTGGTTGAAAATAAACAGCCGGCTGGGCGCGTCTATTACCCCCAGGGATAACAACAGCGAATTCAAGAACCCGCTGTACCCCAGAATGCTGCGCATCGCGTAAATCTTGACGACGTAGTTCATCACCAGGGGCAAGGCACTGAGCAACAGCAGCAGGTAGCGTGCCGATCCCTCCAGGCGCCATATCAAGTAGGAAATAATGTAGCCAAACACCAACGCTACCAGGGCAACGAAGAAGGCCAGCTTCAGCGTGCCGAGAAAGACCTTGAGGTAACTGCCGGCAAAAAAGCCTGCATAGTTCGCCCAGGTCAGGCTTCCCGTCAAAACGCCATTCTTCTGCTCTAAAAAGCTATACGCCAGGAACGACACCAGCGGTACCAGGATCATGACGGTGGGAACGCCATAAATCAGGAGTTTCACCAGGATCCTGGTGAGCTGCAGCCGCTTCGGGCTGGCAGGTTCCATTTCCAAAGTCAGGGTGGTCATCTAGGCTTCTCTCGGCACAAAGCTGACATCGGACGCTGACCAGCGCAGCGAAACCTGGGCGCCAACCCTCAGATGATTGGCGCACAGCGCAGTCGGCAAGCGGACTTTGATGCGATGCGCCGCCGCACTGCCCAGAGAAAGTGATAACTGGGTGGTAGGCCCAAGGAAGGTCAGGCCTTCAAGCTTCGCGGTGGTGACCTGCTCGTCCGCCCTGCATTCGGCGCCGTCATGCAGGCTGAAACTTTCAGGCCGGATGGCTATTTGCAGCGCCTTGTCCATGCCCCCGGGCGAAGCGTGTTGACCCAGTGGGCTCTCAATGAAGGAGGCGCCCTTCGGGGTGGTCGGCAGCAAGTTGTTTTCTCCAAAGAACTTGGCGACAAACTCGGTTTTGGGCTTGTAGTAGATCTCTTGGGGGGTGCCCACTTGAATCAGGCGGCCATGGTCCATCACGGCGATGCGATCTGACATGGCGATCGCCTCTTCCTGGTCATGGGTGATGAACACAAAGGTGGTGCGAATTCTTCGTTGCAGGTCCTTGAGGAAATCCTGCATGGATCGACGCAGTTCGGCGTCCAGCGCCGCCAGGGGCTCGTCGAGCAGGATCACTTGCGGTTCACAGACGATGGCCCGTGCCAGGGCAACGCGTTGACGCTGGCCGCCAGAAAGTGCCGCAGGATAGCGGTCGGCCTTGTCTGCCAGGTTGACGGTTTCCAGTACGGCCCTGACCTTGGCCTTGATCTGAGCGGCTGGCAGGCGGCGAATACGCAGCCCGTACCCCACATTGCCCGCCACGGTCATGTGCGGAAAGAGCGCGTAGTCCTGGAACACCGTATTAAACGGTCTTTTGAAGATCGGCAAACTGACAATGTCGGTTCCGCGCAATAACACCTGCCCCGATGTCGGTGTCGTGAACCCGCCAATCATGCGCAAAATAGTGGTTTTGCCGGACCCGGACGGACCCAGGATAGTCAGAAACTCCCCGTCTTTGATCTCCAGGTTAACCGGCTTCAACACGTTGATACTGCCGTATGACTTCGTCACATCAACGAGACGAATCAATTCCGACGTACCCGTGGACAAAACAGCGTTCGCTAAAACAGTCATTTTTCTTGTTCTCACCCGAGCCCTAGACAAATACCAGCACACGTCAGACACCTTATAGCCCAGCCACCTTCACGCCGTCGATTGACGCCGGGGGCCCTCTTACCGCCCCCATTGCAACGCAATCGGGTTGGCCGCGCTGGCCAGTTCAAGCAGGCCCTCGCGTGTTTTCGGGTGCAGCATTTCCAGGGGATGGCGCACGGCGTCAGACTTGATCACCCCGCCCTCCTTCATCACCGTTTTCGCCGCACGCAGGCCGCATTGACGGTTCTCGTAATTGATCAGCGGCAAGATCCGCTCATAGGCCTGGATGGCATCCTGGCGACGACCTTCGGCATGGGCGGCCATCACGGGCCGGATCAGGTCGGGAATCATCGCGCTGGCCATGACGCCACGCGCCCCGGCATCCAGGTCGGCCATAAGGGTTATCGCCTCCTCACCATTGAACGGGCCGACGATGTTGCCTGCGCCCAGTTCGATCAGCTGACGCAGCTTGGCGGCGGTGCCTGGCACTTCGATTTTGAAGTAACGAACCAGCGGCAAGGTGCGTGCCACTTCCGCCAGAAACGCGGTGGACAGCGTCACGCCACTGAGCGGTGCATCCTGGATCATGATCGACAGTTGGCATGCCTCTGCTACCCGGGCGAAATGCTCGCTGATCAATCGCGGCTCCAGCTTGATGCCCGCGCCATGGTAGGGCGGCATCATCATGATCAACCTGGCCCCGTGGTCTGCGGCGTGACGTGCGCGCTGGCTGGCGACCTGGGTACTGAAGTGGCTGCAGGTGACCATCACCGGCACACGACCCTGCACATGTTCCAGGCAGAACTCAGTCAATTGGCGGCGCTCTTCATCCGAGAGCAGAAACTGTTCCGAGTAATTGGCCAGGATGCAGATACCGTCGACGCCCTGGTCGATCATGCAGTCCAGTACACGCCCCTGCCCCTCGAAATCGAGCTCGCCGGCATCGTTGAAAGGCGTGGGAGCAACAGGAAAAAGCCCCGAGTACGGCCCAGTTGTTTGCATTGCAAGAACCTCTTCCATTGGGGTGATCAGCCACGGCCCTAGGCCGTCATGACGCTGTGGTTGGCTGCCGAATGAAAAGTACTGCACTTGATGCGGGACGAGTAATGAGAAGTGCGCCGCTGCCGATAACCGCTGGCTATCCCCTGCGGTTGCCGGGCCGGCATCGACTTTTGATTACGGCCCAACGGGCGCTTCTATCGTTTTCGCTGATGAGCTCTATTGGCCGGAACCCGTTCAGCCTCGTGCGGCCCGCTTTGTAGAATGCCAACCACAGTCAAGTCGCCCTCATGGCGCTGGAGGTTGTCATGCGTTACCTGTTTATTGCCCTGCTGGGCCTGTTCAGCACCCTGGCCGTCGCCCAGGGTGAACCCCCTGCGCCCGCGGCGAGTGCCAGCGTACCCGCCAGCGAGGCGTACGATTACTCCCAGGACCTGGATATTGCCAAGGTGGTACGCGTGAGTTCCGAATCCTCCACCGAGTGCGGGCCGGTCAAGGGGCACATGGTTTATATCGACAGCCACGGCGTACGGCACGAACTGG
This genomic window from Pseudomonas sp. Bout1 contains:
- a CDS encoding ABC transporter permease; its protein translation is MTPMERVTLTVLWVIGILAFAVLYAPAAIVVTLSFFSIKNHQIDWSDFSLQWYGKFAQNSQLLDSLGNSLWVGACAVVAATIISLALAYYMKTGARKGQKYIEFVIFLPFVLPAIITGISLLVAFREAGLERSLVTVTIGHVVLILAVIYRMIMIRLDTLEDSQIEGSLDLGANGFETFIYIVFPQLRSALVTSSLLAFALSFDETLVTFFLVGGDSTLPMRLWAMMRTGFTPEINALVSVVLCVTLMCAALGALSLRQSIERKA
- a CDS encoding dihydrodipicolinate synthase family protein, whose translation is MQTTGPYSGLFPVAPTPFNDAGELDFEGQGRVLDCMIDQGVDGICILANYSEQFLLSDEERRQLTEFCLEHVQGRVPVMVTCSHFSTQVASQRARHAADHGARLIMMMPPYHGAGIKLEPRLISEHFARVAEACQLSIMIQDAPLSGVTLSTAFLAEVARTLPLVRYFKIEVPGTAAKLRQLIELGAGNIVGPFNGEEAITLMADLDAGARGVMASAMIPDLIRPVMAAHAEGRRQDAIQAYERILPLINYENRQCGLRAAKTVMKEGGVIKSDAVRHPLEMLHPKTREGLLELASAANPIALQWGR
- a CDS encoding DUF2790 domain-containing protein; this translates as MRYLFIALLGLFSTLAVAQGEPPAPAASASVPASEAYDYSQDLDIAKVVRVSSESSTECGPVKGHMVYIDSHGVRHELDYMRLGDACQHG
- a CDS encoding ABC transporter permease, with the protein product MTTLTLEMEPASPKRLQLTRILVKLLIYGVPTVMILVPLVSFLAYSFLEQKNGVLTGSLTWANYAGFFAGSYLKVFLGTLKLAFFVALVALVFGYIISYLIWRLEGSARYLLLLLSALPLVMNYVVKIYAMRSILGYSGFLNSLLLSLGVIDAPSRLFIFNQTAVMIAMAVIYLPFGILPIFLALDRIPPSLIAAAADLGAKPGWTFLTIVLPLSLPGSIAGALFVMVIAIGDYLTPQMVGGSEGFTFGRAIWSQFGMAFNWPLGAALAVVLLVAVIAIIGLASLVSRIGRVK
- a CDS encoding ABC transporter ATP-binding protein, with translation MTVLANAVLSTGTSELIRLVDVTKSYGSINVLKPVNLEIKDGEFLTILGPSGSGKTTILRMIGGFTTPTSGQVLLRGTDIVSLPIFKRPFNTVFQDYALFPHMTVAGNVGYGLRIRRLPAAQIKAKVRAVLETVNLADKADRYPAALSGGQRQRVALARAIVCEPQVILLDEPLAALDAELRRSMQDFLKDLQRRIRTTFVFITHDQEEAIAMSDRIAVMDHGRLIQVGTPQEIYYKPKTEFVAKFFGENNLLPTTPKGASFIESPLGQHASPGGMDKALQIAIRPESFSLHDGAECRADEQVTTAKLEGLTFLGPTTQLSLSLGSAAAHRIKVRLPTALCANHLRVGAQVSLRWSASDVSFVPREA